The Faecalibacterium prausnitzii genome includes a window with the following:
- a CDS encoding GNAT family N-acetyltransferase has translation MELLLNKVCGQPAALPVAVRRCGPADAAAFYALQNEVRAAMPHPEQFVPDTQENITAYLAHDLCLGVFDGERLGAYFILRYCGQSEHNYAAFLGIPQAEWDHWANADSAVVHPDWRGNGLQRKLLEAALPLLRPGIVGIGATVSPENQYSLNNALACGFTIATRREMYGGYDRYLLEKRI, from the coding sequence ATGGAACTTCTGCTGAACAAAGTGTGCGGTCAGCCCGCCGCACTTCCCGTTGCGGTGCGTCGGTGCGGCCCGGCGGACGCCGCCGCGTTTTACGCGCTGCAAAATGAGGTGCGGGCCGCCATGCCGCACCCAGAGCAGTTTGTGCCCGACACACAGGAAAACATCACAGCCTATCTTGCACACGATCTGTGCCTGGGCGTGTTCGATGGAGAGCGGCTGGGGGCCTATTTCATCCTGCGGTACTGTGGGCAGAGCGAACACAACTATGCGGCCTTTCTGGGCATCCCGCAGGCCGAGTGGGACCACTGGGCCAATGCCGACAGCGCCGTCGTCCACCCGGACTGGCGGGGCAACGGCTTGCAGCGGAAGCTGCTGGAAGCCGCCCTGCCGCTTCTGCGGCCCGGCATCGTGGGCATCGGGGCGACCGTCAGCCCGGAAAATCAGTACAGCCTAAACAACGCGCTCGCCTGCGGCTTCACCATTGCGACCCGCCGGGAGATGTACGGCGGCTATGACCGGTATCTGCTCGAAAAAAGGATATGA
- the pyrB gene encoding aspartate carbamoyltransferase, with amino-acid sequence MRHLIDPLDLSPEEITSLLDLADRIRSDPAAYQDVAAHKKLATLFYEPSTRTRLSFEAAMLNLGGHVLGFPSENVSSASKGESVADTIRVVSCYADIVAMRHPKEGAPLRASRYSRIPVINAGDGGHQHPTQTMTDLMTIRTRMGRLDDLTIGLCGDLKFGRTVHSLIKTMARCKNIRFVLISPEELRVPDYIIKDVLEANGIAYRETRSLEDSMPELDILYMTRVQKERFFNEEDYVRLKNSYILTSDKMALAKEHMAVLHPLPRVNEIALDVDDDPRAAYFEQVQNGVYVRMALIMTLLGLADPKTKEEH; translated from the coding sequence ATGCGCCATCTGATCGACCCCTTGGATCTCAGCCCGGAAGAGATCACTTCCCTGCTGGACCTGGCTGACCGCATCCGCAGCGACCCGGCTGCTTACCAGGACGTCGCGGCCCACAAAAAGCTCGCCACCCTGTTCTACGAGCCGTCCACCCGCACCCGCCTCTCCTTTGAGGCGGCCATGCTGAACCTGGGCGGCCATGTGCTGGGTTTTCCGAGTGAGAACGTTTCCAGTGCCTCCAAGGGCGAAAGCGTTGCCGACACCATCCGTGTGGTCTCCTGCTACGCCGACATCGTGGCCATGCGCCACCCGAAAGAAGGTGCGCCCCTGCGCGCCAGCCGCTACTCCCGCATCCCGGTCATCAACGCGGGCGACGGCGGCCACCAGCACCCCACCCAGACCATGACCGACCTGATGACCATCCGCACCCGGATGGGCCGTCTGGACGATCTGACCATTGGCCTGTGCGGCGATCTGAAGTTCGGCCGCACCGTCCACTCCCTCATCAAGACCATGGCCCGCTGCAAAAACATCCGCTTCGTGCTCATCAGCCCGGAAGAGCTGCGTGTGCCCGACTATATCATCAAGGATGTGCTGGAAGCCAACGGCATCGCCTACCGCGAGACCCGCAGCCTGGAGGACTCCATGCCGGAGCTTGACATCCTCTATATGACCCGTGTGCAGAAGGAACGCTTCTTCAACGAGGAAGACTACGTCCGCCTGAAAAACAGCTACATCCTGACCAGCGACAAGATGGCGCTGGCCAAGGAACACATGGCCGTGCTGCATCCCCTGCCCCGCGTGAATGAGATCGCACTGGACGTGGACGACGACCCCCGCGCCGCTTACTTTGAGCAGGTGCAGAATGGCGTCTACGTCCGCATGGCGCTCATCATGACGCTGCTGGGTCTGGCCGACCCCAAAACCAAGGAGGAACATTGA
- a CDS encoding aspartate carbamoyltransferase regulatory subunit: protein MLNIDEIQNGIVIDHIKAGTAMGLMDLLGIKGNRTANVALIQNARSHKAECGRKDIIKVEGDASWLNLDVLAYLDPNISVTIIQDGKAVKKEKPQPPKRLVNIVRCKNPRCISSIEEECDQIFELSSNGKYRCIYCEQELQVKPE from the coding sequence ATGCTGAATATTGATGAGATTCAGAATGGCATCGTGATCGACCACATCAAGGCAGGCACCGCTATGGGCCTGATGGATCTGCTGGGCATCAAGGGCAACCGCACCGCCAATGTGGCTCTGATCCAGAACGCCCGCTCCCACAAGGCCGAATGCGGCCGCAAAGACATCATCAAGGTGGAGGGCGATGCTTCCTGGCTGAATCTGGACGTCCTGGCTTACCTGGACCCCAACATCAGCGTGACCATCATCCAGGATGGCAAGGCGGTCAAGAAGGAGAAGCCCCAGCCCCCCAAGCGTCTGGTCAACATCGTGCGGTGCAAAAATCCGCGCTGCATCTCCTCCATTGAGGAAGAGTGCGACCAGATCTTTGAGCTGAGCTCCAACGGCAAGTATCGCTGCATCTACTGCGAGCAGGAGCTGCAGGTCAAACCGGAATAA
- a CDS encoding MATE family efflux transporter, whose protein sequence is MAQLTRTGDLTSGPLLKKIILFSLPLAASSILQLLFNAADVVVVGRFAGSTALAAVGSNGALINLLVNLFVGLSLGANVVAARCFGAKDERGVQNTVQTSVTLGLVSGVLLAFVGFFAARGLLELMSCPEDVIDLSTLYLKIYFIGMPMTMLYNFNASLLRAVGDTRRPLYCLAVSGVINVVLNLVFVILFQMSVAGVALATIISQTVSALMVTVLLMKEEGPLHLDLRHLGFHKGALVQILKIGLPAGLQSTVFSLSNVVIQSAVNSFGSTIVAGNSAAANIEGFIYTGMNAFAQAAVTFTSQNVGARRYDNLDRVMRNCLLCAVVVGIVLGGGAYLAGEGLLHFYSTDETVVAAGLARMKVICTSYFLCGIMDTLASCLRGRGYSVLPMIVSLVGSCLLRLVWIATIFQLFRSTTTLYISYPISWLLTASVHLACLLVVRHKMNNAGQPAKIAA, encoded by the coding sequence ATGGCACAACTGACCCGGACGGGCGATTTGACCAGCGGCCCGCTGCTGAAAAAGATCATCCTGTTTTCCCTGCCGCTGGCAGCATCCAGCATTTTGCAGCTCCTGTTCAATGCTGCAGACGTGGTGGTCGTCGGACGGTTCGCGGGCAGCACCGCGCTGGCCGCTGTCGGCTCGAACGGTGCGCTCATCAACCTGCTGGTCAACCTGTTCGTAGGGCTTTCGCTGGGCGCGAACGTCGTCGCAGCCCGCTGCTTTGGTGCCAAAGACGAGCGCGGGGTGCAGAACACCGTCCAGACTTCTGTCACGCTGGGGCTCGTCAGCGGTGTGCTGCTGGCCTTTGTCGGCTTTTTCGCGGCACGCGGCCTGCTGGAATTGATGTCCTGCCCGGAAGACGTCATTGACCTTTCGACGCTGTATCTGAAGATCTACTTCATCGGGATGCCAATGACCATGCTGTACAACTTCAACGCCTCGCTGCTGCGCGCCGTGGGCGATACCCGCCGCCCGCTGTACTGTCTGGCCGTGTCCGGCGTCATCAATGTGGTGCTGAACCTCGTTTTCGTCATCCTGTTCCAGATGAGTGTGGCGGGCGTGGCGCTGGCCACCATCATCAGCCAGACGGTCTCTGCCCTCATGGTCACCGTCCTGCTCATGAAAGAAGAAGGCCCCCTTCACCTCGACCTGCGGCATCTGGGCTTCCACAAGGGGGCGCTGGTGCAGATCCTGAAGATCGGCCTGCCTGCCGGTCTGCAGAGCACCGTGTTCAGCCTCTCCAATGTCGTCATCCAGTCGGCAGTCAATTCCTTCGGCTCCACGATCGTGGCGGGCAACTCGGCTGCTGCCAACATTGAGGGCTTCATCTATACCGGCATGAACGCCTTTGCTCAGGCCGCAGTCACCTTCACCAGCCAGAACGTGGGCGCCCGCCGGTATGACAACCTCGACCGCGTCATGCGGAACTGCCTGCTCTGCGCCGTGGTGGTCGGCATCGTGCTGGGCGGCGGTGCCTACCTTGCCGGTGAGGGGCTGCTCCACTTCTATTCCACCGATGAAACGGTCGTTGCCGCCGGTCTGGCCCGGATGAAGGTCATCTGCACCAGCTACTTCCTCTGCGGCATCATGGACACGCTGGCCAGCTGCCTGCGCGGTCGGGGCTACTCCGTCCTGCCCATGATCGTCAGTCTGGTGGGCAGCTGCCTGCTCCGTCTGGTGTGGATCGCCACCATCTTCCAGCTGTTCCGCTCCACGACCACGCTGTACATCAGCTACCCCATCAGCTGGCTCCTGACCGCTTCCGTCCACCTCGCCTGCCTGCTGGTGGTGCGGCACAAAATGAACAACGCAGGGCAGCCGGCAAAGATCGCGGCTTAA
- a CDS encoding GntR family transcriptional regulator, producing MKDSSSSSIRLGGAVISDRIVSALLEELRTGRYADADRLPAEVDLAAQLSVSRTVIRDALSEMERAGYIERVRGIGTVVNRTVLNLRSRLDQKLEYYPLIRSFGSYPHADGIQIYPIRAGAELAHDLAIEPGDEVICIKKRILADTTPVIYSIDYLPRALFGNRDYTRIDLSGGVFDILEQECSQQISSNVAHLKASCGDESIRAAMRLAPGEAMLLLDEICFNRLCHPVMRSLSYYTNFFDFSILRKLL from the coding sequence ATGAAAGATTCCAGCTCTTCGTCTATCCGCCTGGGCGGGGCAGTCATCAGCGACCGCATTGTGTCGGCCCTGCTGGAGGAACTGCGCACCGGGCGCTACGCCGACGCAGACCGTCTGCCCGCAGAGGTCGATCTGGCTGCACAGCTCAGCGTCAGCCGCACGGTCATCCGCGATGCTCTGAGCGAGATGGAGCGCGCCGGTTACATCGAGCGGGTGCGCGGCATCGGCACCGTGGTCAACCGCACGGTGCTCAACCTGCGCAGCCGGTTGGACCAGAAGCTGGAATACTACCCGCTGATCCGCAGCTTTGGCAGCTACCCCCACGCCGATGGCATCCAGATCTATCCCATCCGCGCCGGGGCCGAGCTGGCCCACGACCTGGCCATTGAACCGGGGGATGAGGTGATCTGCATCAAAAAGCGCATCCTCGCCGACACCACCCCGGTCATCTACTCCATCGATTATCTGCCCCGCGCCCTGTTTGGCAACCGGGACTATACCCGCATCGACCTGAGCGGCGGCGTGTTCGATATCCTGGAGCAGGAGTGCAGCCAGCAGATCTCGTCCAACGTGGCGCACCTGAAGGCCAGCTGCGGCGATGAGTCCATCCGCGCTGCCATGCGGCTGGCACCGGGCGAGGCCATGCTGCTGCTCGACGAGATCTGTTTCAACCGGCTGTGTCATCCGGTCATGCGCTCGCTCAGTTATTACACCAACTTCTTCGATTTTTCCATTCTGCGAAAATTACTTTGA